The Anaeromyxobacter diazotrophicus genome contains the following window.
CCGCCGCCGCCAGCGCCCGCTCGAGCAGCGCGCGGCGGTCGGCGAGCGGGGCGCCGCGCAGGTCGCGGTCGCCCAGCGCGAGCAGGTCGAAGGCGACGAAGCTGGCCGGGCGCTCCGCGGCGAGGAGCTGCACGCGCGAGGCAGCCGGATGGATGCGGAGGAGCAGCGCCTCGAAGTCGAGCCCGGCCGCGCCCGCGACGACGATCTCGCCGTCGACGACGCACCGCTCCGGCAGGTGCGCGCGGAGCGGCGCCTCCAGCTCCGGGAAGTACCGGCCGAGCGGCTTCAGCTCGCGCGACTGGACGAGGAGCTCCCCGCCGGCGCGGAACACGAGCGCCCGGAAGCCGTCCCACTTCGGCTCGTAGAGCCAGCCGTCGCCCTCCGGCAGCGCCTGCGACGGCTTGGCCAGCATCGGCTCGACGGGCGGCGGGATGGGGAAAGGCATGCCAGGGACCTAGCCGGCCTGCGGCGCGGCATCACGCCCCGGCCGGAACGGCGGCGCGGCGCCGGCGCTCCATCCCACCCGGGCCCGCGACGCGGCGCGCGCAGCGGGAGAACATGGCGGCGAGGTGCCGCATGCGCGAGCCGCTCGGTCCCGTCGACGCCGCTTGGTTCCACCTCGATCGGCCGGAGAACACCGCGGACGTGGTGGCGCTCCTCGCCTTCCGCCGCCTCCCGCGCTTCGATCGGCTGCGCGCGCTCGTCGAGGAGCGGCTGGTGACGTGCCCGCGCTTCCGCCAGCGCGTCGCCGCCGGGCGCGGGCTCGGCGCGAGCGCCTGGGAGGAGGACCCGGACTTCGATCTCGATCGGCACCTGGTGCGGCTGCACGTCGCGGGGCCTGGCGCCCTGGCGGCGCGTCTCTCCGCCCTCGCCAGCGCCCGGCTCGACCCCGCGCACCCCCTCTGGCGCGTGGAGGCGGTGGAGGCGCCGGGGGAGGCCGCCCTCCTCGTGAAGCTCCACCACTGCATCGGCGACGGCTTCGCGCTGGTGAGCCTGCTCCTGTCCCTGGCCGACGAGCCGCCCGCGGCGCACGGAGCGGCTCACGCCGCCCCCGGCTGGCTCCGGCTCGCGCCGTGGCTCGACCCGGCGCACGCGCTCGGACCGGCGCTGCGCCGGCCGGGCGGCGCGGTGGCGCTCGCGGCCCAGGCGGCGGGCCTCGCGGCCGCGCTCCTGCGCATGGCGGCGCTCCGGCGCCCCCGGGCCGCCTGGCAGCGGCCGCTCACCGGCGTGCGCCGCGTCGCGTGGTCGGCGGGCGCTCCGCTGCGGGAGGTGCGGCGGGCGGCGCGCGCGCAGGGCGCCACCGTGAACGACCTCCTCGTGGCGGCGCTCTCGGGCGCGGTGCGCCGCGAGATGGCGCGCGCGGGCGAGCTCGGCCGGGACCCGGTGCGCGCGCTCGTGCCGGTGAACCTGAGGCCCGGGCCACCCGACGCGCGCGGCGGCGAGCTCGGGAACCGCTTCGGGCTCGTCTACCTGGACCTGCCGGTCGCGGAGCCGCGCCGCGCCGGGCGGCTCGCCGCCGTCCGGGCGCGGATGGCCGAGCTGAAGGGCCGCCCGGACGCGCTGGCCACGCTCGGCGCGCTCGCGCTCATGGGGATGGCGCGCTCGCTCGGACGCCCCGCCACCGCGTTCTTCTCGCGCAAGGCGTCGCTGGTCGTGACGAACGTACCCGGGCCGCGGACGCGCCTGCACCTGGCCGGCCGCGCCCTCGAGCACGCGATGTTCTGGGTGCCGCACCCGGCGACGCTGGGGGTGGGGGTGAGCATCCTCACCTACGCCGGCGAGGTGCGCATCGGGGTTCGAGCCGACCAGGCGGTGCTGCCGCGGCCCGAGCGGCTCGTCGCGGCGTTCGAGCGCGAGCTGGCGGCGCTCGTCGCCGCCGCGCGTCCGCGCCGGGCGGGGGTCTCGCGGCGCGGCGGGACCGGGAGGACGGCGGCCGGATTCGGCCCCGGGCCGCTCGCGCCTCGACCGGCTCCGGCCAGCGCGCCGTGACCGCGCTGGCCGCCGGGGATCCGGCTACGGCTGGCGCTTGCGCGCCTGCTCGATGTCCTTCTCCAGCGCGTCGAGCTTCGCGTCGGGCGGCGGGGCGGCGGGCGGGGCGGCCTCGCCGGCGTTCGGCTTGCCGGTCAGGTGCGCCTCGCCGGGCCGGAGCTCCGGGGAGAGCGTGGCCGCCACCTCCCGCGCGCCGGCGCCGAGCACCAGCGCCACCTTCCGGGCGATCGCGTAGGCCGCGAGGCCCAGGGTGATCGCCGGCAGCGTGAGCACGAACAGGCTGCCGAGGGCCGGCGCGGCCGCGACGACCGCGATCACCGGGAGGTGGATCCAGTGCCGGTCCGGGCCACCGGGGAGCGCCTCACCGTCGCGCTCCACGGTGGCGAATTCGAACTGGCGGCCGTCGATGTAGTACCCGCGCTTGACCGCGGTTCCGCCGGGGAAGCTGGCCATGGTGGCGACGACCTCTACCGGGTGGCGAGACGGACGTAGGACAGGAACGCGGCGCCGAGGATTGCGAGCGGGAGGGCGAGGATCATGACGTTCTCCTGTGGATGGCCACCCTGCGTGGCCGGACGCCTCTTCTCCATTCCAAGGACCGGGCCAGGTTCGAGCGCTCGTGCCGCCTCCGCGCGCCGGCGAGAAGGCCCCGCCGCCACTGATGTTTTGGGGATGTCGAGAAACGCCGCGCTGCCGCGTGCGGCGCGGCACCGTCGAGAACTTCTCCGCCCTCATCGGGTGGAAGAGGCGCTCCGGACGCTCAACAGCCTGTCCTGATGGCCGGATCCGCGGAGGCGCCCAGGGCGCCGCATTTCTCGACGGAGCGCTGAGCTCCTCGACGGCGGGCGGCCCGGCTCGCACCGGAGCTCGCGGCCCGGGGAACTCCGGCTCGGACCGGAGCCCGTGGCGCGATGGAAACAACTCGGCAACGTCGCGTCTCCGAGTGAAACATCGCGTTTCTAGCGCTGAGACGAGACGTCGCGACGGCGGCGCCCGCGATCGGTGCAACTCCTCAGGATTGCAGGTGATCGCTGTGGGCACGACGCCTGCAAACCCGTGTGTGACGGGATCCGCGAGAGGCGTCCAAGGGGCGCTCCGAGCGGATCGAAGAGTCAGCGAAGGACAACCGGGTGCGGGCACCAGCCGCTTCACGGTGCGCGTCGTCGCATCACCACCCGTCACACGCCGATGAAGGGGTCACGTATGCGTAGACTTGTCGCAGCACTCACGACGTGCCTGGCGGTGGTGAGCCTGGCGCTCCCCGCGTTCGCCCGCGCCGAAACGCAGGACCAGAAGGAGCAGCAGGAGAAGATCGACAAGCTGGCGAAGGAGCTCGAGGCGCTGAAGAAGGAGGTCAAGCGGACCGAGGACAAGTCCCTCGGCCGCTGGCTCACCATCGGCGGCGACTACCGGTTCCGGATCGACTCGCTGCACGGCGAGGTGCCGAACTACTTCCAGTACCTCGGTCCCACGGCGATGCCGGCGGCCGTGCCCGGCTACAAGCCGACGAACGACACGCTCATGACCAACCGCTTCGGCCTCAACATGAAGGCCAAGGCGACCCAGGACGTGACCATCTCGTCGCGCCTGCTCATGTACAAGACGTTCGGCATGCAGACGGCGCAGGCCACGAACGCCGGCTTCTTCGCCGACCGCTCCTCGGTCCTGGACGGCACCGTCGGCCACATCCCGCTCGACAACACCCTGCGGGTGGATCAGGTCTACGCCACCTGGAACAACATCGCCGGCCAGCCGATCTGGTTCTCGGTCGGGCGCCGCCCGTCCACCGGCGGGTCGCCCACCCACCTCCGGCAGGACAACGACCGCCCCGGCAGCGCGGGCGTCCCCGGGCTCCTCGTCGACTACGCCTTCGACGGCGCCACCCTCGGGTTCGCGCCCGAGATCGACGCGCTCCCCGGCGCGTTCGGGAAGCTCTGCGCCGGCCGCGGCTTCGAGGCCGGGTACGACGTCTCGCCCCAGACCGGGGGCACCAAGAGCCTCCTCAAGGACACCGACATGCTCGGCGTCTCGCTCGTCCCGGTCGACATCGATCCGATCCGCGTCGACCTTCAGTGGAACCGCGGGTTCAACATCTTCGACAACCCGAACAACGTCGGGGCCCAGCTCGGCGACATCGACTGGTTCGGCGCCGGCGTGCTCAGCACGCTCAAGGAGGTGGGCCCGGGCAACCTGACGATGTTCGCCAGCGGCGGCCTGAGCATCACGCACCCGAACGGCAACCACGCGCTGCTCGCCGGCCTCAACTCTCCGGACTCCGGCGCCGGCCTGCTCGTGAACGGCCCCGACAAGAGCTCGAACACCGGCTACTCGGTCTACGCCGGCCTCCGCTACGACCTACCGTCCGGCACCAAGATCGGCGGCGAGTACAACCACGGCTCGGAGTTCTGGATCCCGTTCGTCCCGGCCGCCGACGACATGTGGACGAGCAAGCTCGGCACCCGCGGCAACGTCTACGAGGTCTACCTGATCCAGGAGCTGCCGCTGGCCGCGATCGCGTCCTTCACGAGCAAGACCTTCTTCCGGCTGGGCTACCAGTACTACGACTTCACCTACACCGGCAGCAACAACTGGGTCGGCGCTCCGGTGAAGATCTCCGACCTGTCGGCCAGCCCGATGAACGCCCAGATGTTCGCGCCGCTCAAGTCCGCGCACGACATCTACGCGACGTTCGAGGTGAAGCTGTAGGCGGGCGACGGATCGCCCGGGGCGCAGCACAGGTGAACCAGCAGCACGCGGTCCCAAGGGGTTCCACATGAAGAGAGCAGCCGCAATCATGCTCGCCGTCGTAGGGTTGGCGACGAGCAGCCTGGCGCTCGGCGGCGTCGCCTACGCCGACGAGATCAAGATGGTCGGGGTCATCACCCACATCGAGATCTCGGGCAAGGACGCCAAGACCGCCACCGCCACGCTGAAGGACAACAAGTCCGAGAAGCAGGTGGACATCACCGTCAACGACAGCCTCACCCTCGACAAGTTCAAGGATCACCGCATCGTCGAGGGCGACGAGATCAAGTGCCGGTACGAGGTCAAGGGCGGCAAGAACGTCAGCGCGTACTTCCGCAAGACCGCGGGCTGCTAGCGCAGGAGCCCACCGCGTCGACCCTGATCGCCCCCTCTCCGGGGTCGCGGTCAGGGCCGAACGCGTTTCGCGGGGGTCAGCGCGCGCCGCGCGAGCTGGGCGGCAGCCCGGCCAGCGCCCGCAGCGCCTCGACGAACCCGGCGCCGATCCGGTCGAGCGCGTAGCCGCCCTCGAGCACCGTGACGACGCGGCCGCGCGCCTGCGGCGGCAGCCGGTCGAGGAGGTCCGTGACGAGCCCGTGCAGGTCCCGGGGGACGAGCGCGAAGCCGCCCTCCGGGTCGCCGGCGAGCACGTCCAGCCCGAGCGACAGGATGACGAGCTCGGGCGAGAACTCGGCGAGGGCCTCGTCGAGCGCGGCCGCCCAGCGGGCGCGGTACGCCCCGCCGTCGGCCCCGCGCGGCAGCGGGATGTTGCGCGTCTTCCCGAGCCCCGCCCCCGCGCCCCGCTCGCCGGCGGCGCCGGTCCACGGGTAGTCGGGGCTGAGGTGGAGCGAGAGGAAGTAGACGCTCGGATCCTCGTAGAAGATGTCCTGCGTCCCGTTCCCGTGGTGCGCGTCGGCGTCGGCGACGAGCACGCGGCGCACCCGCCCCGAGGCGACCAGCCGCCGGGCGGCGACCGCGGCGTTGTCGAAGAGACAGAAGCCCATCGCGCGGTCGGCGCTGGCGTGGTGCCCGGGCGGCCGGGCCAGGGCGAAGGCGCGCCGCGGGCGCCCGTCGGCCACCCGCTCGGCGGCGGCGATGGCGCAGCCGGCCGCCGCCAGCGCCGCCTCCCACGAGCCGGCCGAGACGGGCGTGTCCTCCTCGAGCCAGACCCGCCCGCCCGTCCGCGCCGCCTCCGCCGCCGCGCTCCGCACCCGCTCCACGTGCGCGGCCCCGTGGACGCGCAGCAGGTCCTGCTCGCTGGCGGGCGCGGCCCGCTCCTCGACCACCGTCCCGGACAGCTCGCGATCCGCCGCCAGCGCCGCCTCGAGCGCCAGGAGCCGCGCCGCGCTCTCGGGGTGCTCGGGGCCGGTATCGTGCCGGATGCAGGCGGGATTCGAGGTGATCAGGACCGGCTCGGGCACGCGCGAGATAGGCCCCCAAAGGTGGCTCGGCGTCAAGGGCCCGCATGGCGGCCCGGCCTGGCGCACGCTATGGGCCCCGCGGGGCGCTCGAACCGATCCGGTCGCGGCGGGCTCTCCCATCATCGTGACCCTCGACCCCTGGATCATCGCCGCGGCGGCCGCGGCGCTCGCCCTCGTCCTCGGCCGCCGCGCGCTGGGAGGAAGACGCTTGTCACCCGACGACATTCGCCAGCGGATCGCCGCCGGCGCGGTGGTGGTGGACGTGCGCTCGCCGGACGAGTTCCGGGGCGGCGCCTACCCCGGCGCGCTCAACATCCCGCTGCACGAGCTGAGCGGCCGGCTGGGCGAGATCCCGAGGCAGCGCCCGGTCGTCCTCTACTGCGCCTCGGGAGCGCGCAGCGGCGTGGCCGCCATGCTGCTCCGGCGGGCGGGCTATGCCGAGGTGGTGAACGCCGGCGGCCTCCACGACATGCCCAGGTAGCCGGCGTCGCGGACCCTGCCCGGCCGGACGGGCCGCGACCGTCCTCTCGGCGTGACGCGCGCGGGCGCCGGCGTGCGCATCCTTGCGCCATGAGAGCGACGAGCTACGAGGGTCCTTACCGCATCGCGGTGAAGGACAAGCCTGACCCTCGCATCGAGCACCCGCAGGACGCGATCCTGCGCGTCACCTGCGCCGGGATCTGCGGGTCCGATCTGCACCTGCTGCACGGCCGCGTGCCCGACACGCGCATCGGGTCGACCTTCGGACACGAGATCGTCGGGGTGGTGGAGGAGGTCGGGCCGGAGGTGACCGCCGTCTCGCGCGGCGACCGGCTGGTCGTGCCGTTCAACATCTCCTGCGGGGCCTGCTACTTCTGCTCGCGCGGGCTCACCGCCTGCTGCGAGAACACCAACCCCTCGTCGGACGTCGCCTGCGGCGTGTACGGGTACTCGCACACGACGGGCGGCTACGACGGTGGCCAGGCCGAGTACGTGCGCGTCCCCTTCGCCGACGTCGACCCGATGAAGCTGCCCGACGGGCTGAGCGACCTGCAGGCGGTCCCGCTCGCCGACGCTTACCCGACCGGCTACCAGGGCGCGGAGATGTGCGGCCTCGAGGGAGGTGAGACCGTGGTCGTCTTCGGCGCCGGGCCGGTCGGGCTGTACGCCATGCGCTCGGCCTGGCTGCTCGGGGCGGGGCGCGTCATCGCGGTGGACAAGGTCGGGTACCGGCTCGACTTCGCGCGCCGCTGGGCGGGGGCGGAGGCGATCGACTTCGAGGACGCCGACGTCATCACCGCCATCAAGGACCTGACGGACGGGCGCGGCGCCGACGCGACCATCGAGGCGGTCGGGTGCGAGGCGGCCGGTTCACCCATGCAGCGGGCGATCGGCGTCTACGTCAAGGGCGTCGCGGGCTCCGCGACCGCGCTCAACTGGTGCTTCCACGCGACGAAGAAGGGCGGGACGGTGTCGGTGCTGGGCGTCTTCGGCCCGCCCATGGCGCTCGTGGACTTCGGCACGGCGATGAACAAGTGCCAGACCATCCGCACGGGGCAGTGCAGCGTGAAGCGCTACCTGCCGCAGCTCCTCGAGCACGTCCAGGCCGGCCGCATGCCGGTCGAGGAGCTCATCACGCACCGCTACCCGCTGGAGGAGGCGTCGCGCGCCTACCACACGTTCGCGCAGAAGGAGGACGGCTGCGTGAAGGCCGTGCTGCTGCCGGGCACGGGCACCGTGCACTGAGGATCGCCATGGAAGAGCTGACGCCTTCGAATCCGCAGCACCCGCTCGCAGGAGAGCGCGCCCGGCAGCCGATCCCGGGCGCCGGCATCGACCTCGACCCGGCCCGGCGGCCAGGGGTCCCCAGGCTGCACGCGCCCCGGCCGCTCCCGAACGCGCACGGCCCGCCGACCCGGCAAGAGAGCCAGGTGACCGTCTTCATGCACGGCCGGCCGCACAAGGACTTCCCGCCGGTGTTCGGGACGGCCGTGCCCCCGAGCGGCCTCTCGGGCCTCCTCCGGCGGGCCGCCTATCGCTACCCGGACCACTGGATGCGCCACTGGACGGTGCTGCTCTTCGCCGACCGGGTGGACGCCTGGGAGCACCGCCTGCGCCGGTCGCTGCCGGTGGTCCTCCCGGCGCTGCTGGTGATCGGGGCGGGCGCCGCCTGGAAGGCGCTCTCGCGGCGAGCCGCCTGGGCTGGCTGACGGCCGCTTTGCGCCGGGCCGGCGGTTCGTGCCATGTTCCGCGCCCGCATGGCCGCCCACGACCGCAGCGCCCGGCTCGCGCCGGAGGAGCTCGAGCGGACGCTCGACGTCCTCGCCCGCGTCGCGGCCGATCGCACCCTGCTCGCCGAGCTGCCGGCCGACGCGCGGGTGGCGCTGCAGCGGCTGGCGGGCGAGGTGGCGCGCCCCGATCTCAAGGCGCGGAAGAAGCTGCAGAAGGCGCTGCTGCGCCGGGAGAAGGCCGGCCGGAAGTCCTCCGACGCGGCCCTGCGCCGGGCCACCGGCATCCAGCGGCTGCGGAGCGCGGCGGTGTTCCCGACCCCGCTCCCGCCGGCCCCGGCCGGCGTCACCGCCCAGGACGCCGAGGCCCCGGCGAGCCCCGCGCTGAACGCGCCCCGCAAGTGCTACGTCTGCAAGGCCGCCTACCGCGCGCTGCACCCGTTCTACGACCAGCTCTGCCCGGCCTGCGGCGACGCGAGCTTCGCGCGCCGGAGCGCCACCGCCGACCTGCGCGGCCGCGTCGCGCTCGTCACCGGGGCGCGGGTCAAGATCGGCTACCAGGCGGCCATCCTGCTGCTCCGCGCCGGCTGCGCCGTGGTGGCCTGCACCCGCTTCCCGCGCGACGCGGCGGCGCGCTACGCCCGCGAGCCCGACTTCGAGGCCTGGCGGGACCGCCTCACCATCCACGGCGTCGACCTGCGGCACACGCCCAGCGTCGAGCGCCTCTGCCACCACCTCGACCGGTCCCTGCCGCGGCTCGACTTCCAGCTCCACAACGCCTGCCAGACCGTGCGGCGGCCGCCCGGGTTCTACGCCCACCTGGTCGAGCGCGAGCAGCTCGCGCCGTCGGCGGTCCCGGCGCGCGAGCGAGCGCTCCTCGCCGACTACGAGGCGCTCCGCGCCGGCCTCGGGCGCGGGTCCCCCGGCGTGGCGAGCCCGGCGCTCCTGTCCCAGGCGGCGAGCGCGGCCGACCTCCTGCTGGAAGGGCAGGGCGGGGTCGAGATCTTCCCCCGCGGCGTGCTCGACCAGGACCTGCAACAGGTCGATCTGCGCGCCCACAACTCGTGGCGGCTGGCGCTGCACGAGGTCCCGACGCTGGAGCTGCTGGAGGTGCTGCTGGTCAACGCCACCGCGCCCTTCGTCATGACGGCCCGGCTCAAGCCCCTCATGCTGCGCCAGCGGCAGGCGCCGCCCGGCACCGCCACCAGCGGCGACCCCGCCAAGCACGTGGTGCTCGTGTCGGCGATGGAGGGGCAGTTCTACCGGGCCCACAAGACGGACCGGCACCCGCACACGAACATGGCCAAGGCCGCGCTCAACATGATCGTGCGGACGAGCGCGCCGGACTACGCCCGAGACGGCATCCACCTCAACGCGGTCGACACCGGCTGGGTGACCGACGAGGACCCGGTCCACCTGGCGGCGCGAAAGGCCGAGGAGCACGCCTTCTCGCCGCCCCTCGACGTGGTGGACGGCGCCGCGCGCATCGTGGCGCCCATCCTCGAGGGGTTCCGCACCGGCCAGCACCCGGCCGGCCTCTTCTTCAAGGACTACCAGCCAGCGCCGTGGTGACGCGGCCGCGGCTCAGCCGCGGACCGCCTCCAGCGTGAGGCTCTGCACGAGCCGGCCGTCCGCCTCGTACGGCGCGGTGCCCTGGAGCACCCGGAGCCGCTCGAACCCGGCGGCGCGGACGACGGCGAGGTACTCCGGTTCCGGGATGGTGCCGTCCGCGCGCCCGGGGCGGTACCCGCCGATGCGCGCCGGGTGGGGCGCGACCACGTCCGAGGCGACCAGCCGCCCGCCGGGCTTGAGGATCCGGTGCAGCTCCCGGTACATGGCGGAGGGGTCGGCGCGGCCGCCGGCCGGGCAGCTCGAGACCACGACGTCCGCGAGCCCCGCGCGCAGCCCCGTCGCCGCGACGGCGCCGCGGACGATCAGCGCCGGCCTCGGCGCGGGCGGCAGCTCGAGCGCGTCGTCGCCGCTCGTCACGACCATCACGACGAGGCCCGCCGGCCCCACCCGCCGGCTCACCGCGGCGGCCTCGCGGCATCCGGCGCAGCCGAGCCCCACGACCACGTCTCCAGGGCGTAGCCCGGCGAGCTCGACCAGGGCGCTGCGCGAGAGCGGCGAGCACCTGGCGCCAGGGGCGCCTCCGACCTCCCATTCGCGCGAGCGGGCCACGCCGTGCCTCCCCATCCGGGGCGGTGCTGCACGATTCGAGCCCGCCCGGAGCGGCCGAAAAGTGGGGTCTACGCGACGGTTCGTCTCAGGTCGCGCGACGTCTCGTCACGCTCGCGAGACGTGACGTCGCGCATCCGGCGACCCAGCGCCCGGATCTCGGCGTGATGCGCGGGGAGGCGCGCTGGCCTTCTGCTTGCACCTAGCGACATAGTCATAGCGCTATATAGCTACCGAACGAGCCCTGCCCGGGCGGCCGGGCTCGACGGCGCGGTGACCCCCCAGCCCCTCGCAACAAGGAGAAGCCCATGCAGCACGTCAAGAAGCTCACCAGCGCACTCGTCGTCGCCGCGGCCCTCGCCCTCGTCGCCGCCGGCCCGGCCCGCGCCGAGGAGAAGGTGCTCGGCACGGTCACCGACATCGAGATGACGAAGCCCGACCTCGCGGTCGCCACGCTCCAGGACCGCGCGAGCGGTCAGCCCATCGCGCTGACGGTCACAGACAAGCTCACCCTCGACAAGTTCCAGGACAAGCGCATCAACGTCGGCGACGAGATCAAGGCCAGGTACGAGAAGAAGGACGGCAAGAACCTCGTCACCTTCTTCAAGAAGCCGGGCGGCTGCTAGTCGCCGCCGCAGGCTCGCCGACCCCTCCCCCCTCGCTCACGGTGACGACATGAGACTCTCCTCGATCCTGCCTCTCCTCGCCGCGCTCGCCGCCGGCCCCGCCCTGGCGGCGCCCGCCGCGGCGCCGGACTCCGCGGCGAAGCCCGCG
Protein-coding sequences here:
- a CDS encoding wax ester/triacylglycerol synthase domain-containing protein yields the protein MREPLGPVDAAWFHLDRPENTADVVALLAFRRLPRFDRLRALVEERLVTCPRFRQRVAAGRGLGASAWEEDPDFDLDRHLVRLHVAGPGALAARLSALASARLDPAHPLWRVEAVEAPGEAALLVKLHHCIGDGFALVSLLLSLADEPPAAHGAAHAAPGWLRLAPWLDPAHALGPALRRPGGAVALAAQAAGLAAALLRMAALRRPRAAWQRPLTGVRRVAWSAGAPLREVRRAARAQGATVNDLLVAALSGAVRREMARAGELGRDPVRALVPVNLRPGPPDARGGELGNRFGLVYLDLPVAEPRRAGRLAAVRARMAELKGRPDALATLGALALMGMARSLGRPATAFFSRKASLVVTNVPGPRTRLHLAGRALEHAMFWVPHPATLGVGVSILTYAGEVRIGVRADQAVLPRPERLVAAFERELAALVAAARPRRAGVSRRGGTGRTAAGFGPGPLAPRPAPASAP
- a CDS encoding DUF3373 domain-containing protein — encoded protein: MRRLVAALTTCLAVVSLALPAFARAETQDQKEQQEKIDKLAKELEALKKEVKRTEDKSLGRWLTIGGDYRFRIDSLHGEVPNYFQYLGPTAMPAAVPGYKPTNDTLMTNRFGLNMKAKATQDVTISSRLLMYKTFGMQTAQATNAGFFADRSSVLDGTVGHIPLDNTLRVDQVYATWNNIAGQPIWFSVGRRPSTGGSPTHLRQDNDRPGSAGVPGLLVDYAFDGATLGFAPEIDALPGAFGKLCAGRGFEAGYDVSPQTGGTKSLLKDTDMLGVSLVPVDIDPIRVDLQWNRGFNIFDNPNNVGAQLGDIDWFGAGVLSTLKEVGPGNLTMFASGGLSITHPNGNHALLAGLNSPDSGAGLLVNGPDKSSNTGYSVYAGLRYDLPSGTKIGGEYNHGSEFWIPFVPAADDMWTSKLGTRGNVYEVYLIQELPLAAIASFTSKTFFRLGYQYYDFTYTGSNNWVGAPVKISDLSASPMNAQMFAPLKSAHDIYATFEVKL
- a CDS encoding histone deacetylase family protein, which translates into the protein MPEPVLITSNPACIRHDTGPEHPESAARLLALEAALAADRELSGTVVEERAAPASEQDLLRVHGAAHVERVRSAAAEAARTGGRVWLEEDTPVSAGSWEAALAAAGCAIAAAERVADGRPRRAFALARPPGHHASADRAMGFCLFDNAAVAARRLVASGRVRRVLVADADAHHGNGTQDIFYEDPSVYFLSLHLSPDYPWTGAAGERGAGAGLGKTRNIPLPRGADGGAYRARWAAALDEALAEFSPELVILSLGLDVLAGDPEGGFALVPRDLHGLVTDLLDRLPPQARGRVVTVLEGGYALDRIGAGFVEALRALAGLPPSSRGAR
- a CDS encoding rhodanese-like domain-containing protein, giving the protein MTLDPWIIAAAAAALALVLGRRALGGRRLSPDDIRQRIAAGAVVVDVRSPDEFRGGAYPGALNIPLHELSGRLGEIPRQRPVVLYCASGARSGVAAMLLRRAGYAEVVNAGGLHDMPR
- a CDS encoding zinc-dependent alcohol dehydrogenase, with the protein product MRATSYEGPYRIAVKDKPDPRIEHPQDAILRVTCAGICGSDLHLLHGRVPDTRIGSTFGHEIVGVVEEVGPEVTAVSRGDRLVVPFNISCGACYFCSRGLTACCENTNPSSDVACGVYGYSHTTGGYDGGQAEYVRVPFADVDPMKLPDGLSDLQAVPLADAYPTGYQGAEMCGLEGGETVVVFGAGPVGLYAMRSAWLLGAGRVIAVDKVGYRLDFARRWAGAEAIDFEDADVITAIKDLTDGRGADATIEAVGCEAAGSPMQRAIGVYVKGVAGSATALNWCFHATKKGGTVSVLGVFGPPMALVDFGTAMNKCQTIRTGQCSVKRYLPQLLEHVQAGRMPVEELITHRYPLEEASRAYHTFAQKEDGCVKAVLLPGTGTVH
- a CDS encoding SDR family NAD(P)-dependent oxidoreductase, whose translation is MAAHDRSARLAPEELERTLDVLARVAADRTLLAELPADARVALQRLAGEVARPDLKARKKLQKALLRREKAGRKSSDAALRRATGIQRLRSAAVFPTPLPPAPAGVTAQDAEAPASPALNAPRKCYVCKAAYRALHPFYDQLCPACGDASFARRSATADLRGRVALVTGARVKIGYQAAILLLRAGCAVVACTRFPRDAAARYAREPDFEAWRDRLTIHGVDLRHTPSVERLCHHLDRSLPRLDFQLHNACQTVRRPPGFYAHLVEREQLAPSAVPARERALLADYEALRAGLGRGSPGVASPALLSQAASAADLLLEGQGGVEIFPRGVLDQDLQQVDLRAHNSWRLALHEVPTLELLEVLLVNATAPFVMTARLKPLMLRQRQAPPGTATSGDPAKHVVLVSAMEGQFYRAHKTDRHPHTNMAKAALNMIVRTSAPDYARDGIHLNAVDTGWVTDEDPVHLAARKAEEHAFSPPLDVVDGAARIVAPILEGFRTGQHPAGLFFKDYQPAPW
- a CDS encoding methyltransferase domain-containing protein; the protein is MARSREWEVGGAPGARCSPLSRSALVELAGLRPGDVVVGLGCAGCREAAAVSRRVGPAGLVVMVVTSGDDALELPPAPRPALIVRGAVAATGLRAGLADVVVSSCPAGGRADPSAMYRELHRILKPGGRLVASDVVAPHPARIGGYRPGRADGTIPEPEYLAVVRAAGFERLRVLQGTAPYEADGRLVQSLTLEAVRG